In a single window of the Terriglobales bacterium genome:
- the trpE gene encoding anthranilate synthase component I: protein MGRDTVTIQRARHLEHAPIIEDSLAMVVPDYREFVRLSRRATLVPVARAVSADLLTPVSAFLAVAANEPHAFLLESVEGGERIGRYTFLGARPYLVLEGSGAHSVMLRGRRREHRAGNILETAKELLREHRVARVPGLPPFTAGAVGFVAYDFVRRLERLPEKATDDLHLPDGTLMFFDRILAFDHVRRQIHILAAADVRDKSAAALRRSYERALADISRIERRLAGGVRPADLRALEAPARLRPVRVRSSMTRRRYLEGVRSIKRHIARGDVYQTVLSLRLDFRPGVGPFAIYRALRAVNPSPYLYYLRMGETEVLGSSPEMLVKVAGRRLEYRPIAGTRPRGADDAADLRLEAELRADEKERAEHVMLVDLGRNDLGRVAEYGSVRVRDLMFVERYSHVMHLVSALEAGLRPGLDALDAFAACFPAGTLTGAPKVRSMQLIEELEPMRRGLYGGAVLYADFAGNLDSCIAIRTLLARSGRAWVQAGAGIVADSRPEREWDECMSKAQALMRAAEMARGAR, encoded by the coding sequence TTGGGACGTGACACCGTAACCATCCAGCGCGCCAGGCATCTGGAACACGCCCCTATAATCGAAGACTCCCTGGCCATGGTGGTTCCCGACTATCGCGAGTTCGTGCGCCTGAGCCGGCGGGCCACGCTGGTGCCGGTGGCGCGGGCGGTGAGCGCCGACCTGCTGACGCCGGTCTCGGCGTTCCTGGCCGTGGCCGCGAATGAACCCCATGCGTTCCTGCTGGAGTCGGTGGAGGGCGGCGAGCGCATCGGGCGCTACACCTTCCTGGGCGCCCGTCCGTACCTGGTTCTGGAGGGCAGCGGCGCGCATTCGGTGATGCTTCGCGGGCGCCGGCGGGAGCACCGCGCCGGCAACATCCTGGAGACGGCGAAGGAATTGCTGCGGGAGCATCGGGTGGCACGGGTGCCGGGACTGCCGCCGTTCACCGCTGGAGCGGTGGGCTTTGTGGCCTACGACTTCGTGCGCCGGCTGGAGCGCCTGCCGGAGAAAGCCACCGACGACCTGCATCTGCCCGACGGCACGCTGATGTTCTTCGACCGGATCCTGGCCTTCGACCACGTGCGCCGCCAGATTCACATCCTGGCCGCGGCCGACGTGCGCGACAAGTCCGCGGCGGCGTTGCGGCGCTCCTACGAGCGAGCCCTGGCCGATATTTCCCGCATCGAGAGGCGCTTGGCGGGCGGCGTGCGTCCCGCCGATCTGCGCGCTCTCGAAGCTCCGGCGCGGCTTCGGCCAGTGCGGGTTCGCAGCAGCATGACGCGCCGCAGGTACCTGGAAGGCGTGCGAAGCATCAAGCGGCACATCGCGCGCGGCGACGTGTACCAGACGGTGCTCTCCCTGCGCCTTGACTTCCGACCCGGCGTCGGGCCGTTCGCCATCTACCGCGCGCTGCGCGCCGTGAACCCTTCGCCCTACCTGTATTACCTGCGCATGGGTGAGACGGAAGTGCTGGGTTCTTCGCCGGAGATGCTGGTGAAGGTTGCGGGGCGGCGGCTGGAGTACCGGCCCATTGCGGGCACGCGGCCGCGCGGCGCCGACGATGCCGCCGACCTCCGCCTGGAAGCGGAACTGCGCGCCGACGAAAAGGAACGCGCCGAACACGTCATGCTGGTGGACCTGGGCCGCAATGACCTGGGGCGGGTGGCGGAATACGGCTCGGTGCGGGTGCGCGACCTGATGTTTGTGGAGCGCTATTCGCACGTCATGCATCTGGTGTCGGCGCTGGAGGCGGGCTTGCGCCCCGGCCTGGACGCGCTCGACGCTTTCGCCGCCTGCTTCCCCGCCGGCACGCTGACGGGCGCGCCCAAAGTGCGCTCCATGCAGCTCATCGAGGAGCTGGAGCCGATGCGGCGTGGACTTTACGGAGGCGCGGTGCTCTACGCCGACTTCGCCGGCAACCTGGATTCCTGCATCGCCATCCGCACCCTGCTGGCGCGCAGCGGCCGGGCCTGGGTGCAGGCGGGCGCGGGAATCGTGGCGGACTCCAGACCCGAGCGCGAGTGGGACGAGTGCATGTCGAAAGCACAGGCGTTGATGAGGGCGGCGGAGATGGCGCGCGGGGCGCGCTAA
- a CDS encoding four helix bundle protein — MALHSYEDLIAWQKGVDLVTEVYRATKGFPKDEVYGLTAQLRRAAVSIPSNIAEGQGRLSTGEFKQFLGHARGSLYELNTQLRIAEKLEYLSREEQDALSSRSAEVGRILNGLMSSLDK; from the coding sequence ATGGCTTTACACTCGTATGAAGACCTTATCGCATGGCAAAAAGGCGTTGATCTTGTTACCGAGGTCTATCGAGCCACCAAGGGTTTTCCTAAAGACGAAGTTTACGGACTCACGGCGCAGTTGCGGAGGGCGGCGGTGTCGATTCCGAGCAATATCGCGGAGGGGCAAGGCAGGCTGTCGACAGGGGAGTTCAAGCAGTTTCTTGGTCATGCCCGGGGCTCCCTCTACGAACTCAACACGCAATTGCGCATTGCTGAAAAGTTGGAGTATCTCTCCAGAGAGGAGCAGGATGCTCTGAGCAGCCGTTCCGCTGAAGTAGGCCGAATCCTGAACGGGCTGATGTCCTCGTTGGACAAGTGA
- a CDS encoding MBL fold metallo-hydrolase: protein MQIKFWGVRGSTPTPQAENLRYGGNTSCVEMRINGHLYVFDCGTGFRILGKQLMSEFAPNPVHAHVFISHFHWDHIQGIPFFWPLYSSKDNYFFFHSSSKSRGLQRAIEEQMADPYFPVNMSEMAAHRHFYDLEEDKIAFDDCVVQSRWLNHPQGCLGFRVETEDKIVVYATDNEPGHPVFDKNVRQLAEGADVLIYDAQYLPEEYEASKRGWGHSTWREGINIIMESGAKELVLFHHDPDHSDVCIDSIVEKARSYYPKVRAAAEGMVMSL from the coding sequence ATGCAGATCAAATTCTGGGGAGTGCGCGGCTCCACCCCGACGCCGCAGGCGGAAAACCTCCGCTACGGCGGCAATACCTCCTGCGTCGAGATGCGCATCAACGGCCATCTCTACGTCTTCGACTGCGGCACCGGCTTCCGTATCTTGGGCAAGCAGCTCATGTCCGAGTTCGCTCCCAACCCCGTGCACGCCCACGTTTTCATCTCCCACTTTCACTGGGACCACATCCAGGGCATCCCGTTTTTCTGGCCGCTCTACAGCAGCAAGGACAACTACTTTTTCTTCCACTCGTCCTCCAAGTCGCGCGGCCTGCAGCGCGCCATCGAAGAGCAGATGGCCGACCCCTACTTCCCGGTGAACATGAGCGAGATGGCCGCCCACCGCCACTTCTACGACCTGGAGGAAGACAAGATCGCCTTCGACGACTGCGTCGTGCAGTCGCGCTGGCTCAATCATCCCCAGGGCTGCCTGGGCTTCCGCGTCGAGACCGAAGACAAGATCGTGGTCTACGCCACCGACAACGAGCCCGGCCACCCGGTGTTCGACAAGAACGTGCGCCAGCTCGCCGAGGGCGCCGACGTCCTCATCTACGACGCCCAATATCTCCCCGAAGAGTACGAAGCCTCCAAGCGCGGCTGGGGACACAGCACCTGGCGCGAAGGCATCAACATCATCATGGAAAGCGGCGCCAAGGAGCTGGTGCTCTTCCACCACGACCCCGACCACTCCGACGTCTGCATCGACTCCATCGTCGAAAAAGCCCGCAGCTACTACCCCAAAGTCCGCGCCGCCGCCGAAGGCATGGTGATGAGCCTGTAA